The genomic segment AGTTTTATAATAAGCAACCCGCCTATAAACTCTATAGTGTTCAAGTATATAAGTACCCTGAAAAACCCCTGGTACAAAAGCCACAGGAATATAAAACCTATAATTAAAAGAAATGAGGTTTTAAATGAATCAGCCCAGGAAACAAATTTTATCCTGTTAGAGAAAATTCTTTTTTCAAGTTTAAATAAATTTTTAACCATTTTCAGTAAGTTTGAAAAAAACATCTTCTAAATTTGATTCTGAAACTGCATGTTTTTTCAATTCTTCAAGTGTTCCGAGAGCTATGATATTGCCTTTATCAATTATAGCAAGACGTGTGCAAAGTTTTTCGGCAATCTCAAGTATATGCGTTGACAGAAATACGGTAGTTCCTTTTTTTGATTCTTCCAGATAAATGTTCTTTACGAGACGCGCTGACTTCGGGTCTAGTCCCACTAGCGGTTCATCAAGTAAAATTACTTTCGGCGACCTTATAAGAATACTCGCCAAAACTAATTTCTGCTGCATACCATGCGAATAAGATTCGATAATTTCATCGGAATGGTTTTTAAGGTCAAATAATCCCAGCAACTCGTCAATCCTGTCACAACCGACGTTATAAATCCCGCATATAAATTCAAGAAATTCTCGGCCCGTTAGTTTCTGGTAAATGAAAGGCGTGTCAGGCAGAAGACCTGTAATCTTTTTTGATTCAATAGGATTTTTCTGGACATCGTAATCACCGACAATTATACTACCCGATGTAGGTCTAAGAAGCCCCGCTATCAGTTTTATGGTTGTAGTTTTACCCGCCCCGTTTGGTCCCAAAACACCGAATATTTCCCCGGGTTTTATTTCCAAACTGATATTATTAATAGCTATTTTATCTTTGAATTTTTTGGTAAGATTAGTTATTTTTATCACGGCAAAATTATACTACTTTAGAAAAGGAATGTCAAACCCAATCAATAAAAGGGTTATATAGTAAATATATTTCTCTGAATATATTTTTCTTGATTTTTTTGTTGCATTTTGTTATTATTTTATAAAATTGTACTTTTTAAGGAGGTTGTAATGATTGCGTTTGTTGTGATTGGGTCTGCACTTATACTGCTGGCAGGTTATATTTTTTATGGAAAATTCTTAATGAAAAGATTTATGTTAGATGCTTCTTGCAAAACTCCTGCTTGCGAGATAAACGACGGCGTTGACTATGTTCCGGCAAAACCTGTTTTGCTTCTGGGACAGCATTTTTCCGCTATCGCTGCTGCGGGTCCGATTGTCGGTCCTATTCTTGCTGCAATATTGTTCGGCTGGCTGCCGACATTACTATGGATATTATTAGGGTCAATATTTATCGGCGGTGTCCATGATTTTTCCAGTTTAGTCGCCTCATTAAGACATAAAGCTTCGTCTATAGGTGAGATAATTAAAGAAAATATGTCGGAAACTTCCCGTTTATTATTCTTAATTTTTGTCTGGTTCTGTCTTGTTTACGTAATAATCGCTTTTACCGATATTACAGCCCAGACATTCAAAACAGTTTCGGCAGGAGAAGCATACGGACCCGGAGTTGCCGCATCATCCATATTATATATATTTATAGGTATGCTGATGGGTATCTGTTTATATAAATTTAATCTTAAGGTCGGTTTAGCAACAATGATATTCCTGCCGATAGTTTTATTCATAATCTGGCTAGGTCCAAGACTGCCGCAGTCAATTCTTTATTACTTTACAGATGTACCTACCAAAAAATGGGACGTGTTTCTCCTTATATACTGTTTTATCGCTTCTATAATCCCCATGTGGTTACTGCTTCAGCCAAGAGGATATCTCGGAGGATGGTTATTATATCTTGTTATCGCTATAGGTTTAATCGGTGCTTTGTTTGGAGGTTTTCAAGTTCAATATCCTGCTATAAATACTTTGGGTTTGAAAAGTATTATTAACGGAAAATTAATTTTCCCTTTTCTTTTCATTACGGTAGCCTGCGGTGCATGTTCTGGTTTTCACGGGATTGTCAGTTCCGGTACTACATCAAAACAAATATCCAGTGAAACAGATGCAAAAATTGTCGGTTACGGAGCAATGCTTCTTGAGGCGCTGGTAGCAGTTCTGGCACTGGCAACAGTAATGATGTTACCTAAAGGTTCGGAAATGCTTAAAATGGACCCTAATCTGATATATGCTAACGGAATCGCCAACTATTTAGGTTTGGTCGGAGTAGGGTTCAGCGTAGCTTTCCCGTTTGCCCTGCTTGCATTTTCAACATTTGTTTATGACACGCTTGACGTCTGCACAAGGTTAGCAAGATATATTTTCCAGGAAATTTTTGGAATAACAAGTATTTTCGGTGGCATTGTAGCAACATTGCTTACTCTTACTGTTCCAATGATTTTCCTTCTACTGACACAAGAAAAAGGTTATCTTGTTGCATGGCCTATTTTCGGGACGAGCAACCAATTGCTGGCAAGTTTAATACTGCTTGCAATATCTGTCTGGATGATAAAAAACGGTAAGAAAGCCGTATTTGTAATAATACCGATGTTCTTTATGTTGATAACAGCACTGTTTGCTTTAATATTGCAGATTTTACCGTTTATAAACATTGTTTTGGGACGGACTGACTCTAAAACAGCAACACCCGATACTATAATATCAGGTGTTTGCGGGATAATACTGCTTATTCTGAGCCTGTGGCTGATTGTTGAATCTGTCAATGTTTTGTTCTTAAAGAAAAAAATTAGGGAAGTACATATATAGCACGCCAAGGGCGTGCAACTACAATTATATAAATTTGGCTATAAATTGTTTAGATAGTACAGCTGTCCGCTAAAAATCTTATAATCTCCTACTCTTCCGTAACTTTATAAATTCCTGCAATTGTTGTATTTCTTTTACTCTAAAAATAAAGCAGAAAATACCGTATGATAATATTCCCACAGAAATTACCAGAAACAAATTAAATGACTTGAAAAAATAAATCACAGCACCCATACAAATACTTGCTAAAAGAATATGCAGGAAAGATGAATTTATTTCTTTAGTATCAAACGGGTGGATTTTCTTTTTGAGTCTCGAGAACAGCACAAGAAAACTGATAATACCCGATACAGATGTAGCTAACGCTATTCCTCTCAGCTTCATCGGGTAAATGAGCAGAGAATTTAAAATTATATTCAGGATTAAAGTCAAAATAGCGTTTTTTGTAGGAGTTACCGTATCTTTCAAAGCAAAAAAACACGCCTGTAATATTCTTGACGCTCCGTAAGCGAACAAACCGATACTATAATAAAATAAAATATCTGCGGTCATATTAGAGGCATAGGCATCGAACTTCCCGCCTCTAAATATAGTGGTAATTATACGGTTAGCCAAAACCATAAAACCAACTGATGCCGGCAACATAACAAAATATGTCGCACGGATACCGAAAGAGAGCGTATGTTTCAGGTTATCATGATTATCCTCCAAGACCTGAGTGGAAAACGTCGGCAGTATAGCCTGCGACAGCGCGGTACTGAAAATACCCAGCGGGAAAAGAATCAGCCTGTAAGCAAAATATAATCCTGCAACCCCGCCCTCCCCTACTATGAAGAACAAAGACCCGAATATGGAATCTATAAAATTATTTAACTGGTAAACAGAAGAACTCAAAATCCTTGGCAACATCAGTTTACCTATTATATTTGCCGCCGGATGTTTAAAACTCCTGAACAAATGAAGCCGGAATCCTTTTTTATAAAGAATAGGTATTTGGATTAGAAGTTGAAGAATCCCTCCTACGAGAACTCCAAGCGATAAACCTTTAATACCTTCCCCAAAGATAAGAGCGAATATAATTATTGAAATATTCAAAAAACATGGACCAAAAGCCGGAATAGTAAAATGTTTCAGCGAATTAAGAATTGCCATGGCATATGCGGCAAGACCTATTAAAATAATATACGGAAATATTATCCGGTTTAATGTTATTGTGGTTTGCAGTTTAAAGGGGTCAGCGGTAAAACCCGGTGCAACTAACCGAACAATTATCGGGGAAAATATTATACCAAGAACCGTAATTGCTGTCAGAACCACAAGAAGCAGGTTCAAAACAACATTTGCCAATTCCCAGAACTCTTCTTTGGTATGTTTTGTGGTATACTCGCTAAACACGGGAACAATTGCAGCATTTGCCGCTCCCTCGCCGATAAAATCCCGGAACAGATTGGGTATTTTAAATGCAATAACAAAAGCCTGGGCATAAACATAAACCCCGAATAAACGCGCTATAATAATATCACGGATAAATCCCAGAATACGCGAAATCAATGTTGCAATACTTATAATTCCGGCTGATTTGGTAACAGTTTTGTTTGTTGACATATATATTTTGTTGACTTATGTCCTTTATCTTTTTTTTACACTTTTTTAGAAAATTTTCAAGTTATCTACTTTCGGGGTTCAATATGCGGGTTTTTGTCATAAATGATTTTTATGGTTTCACCATCGCCTAATATTGACATTCTGGCTGCTTCGACAACCAATTCATTTATATAACTGTTTGCAGGTGTGGCAATTATTCCTTTCTTATCAATTTCTTTAATTATCTCTTTTCTTTTATTCATTGCTTTATCTTCAGTCAAAGACGTAACTTCATTTTCAATTCTATTAATTGTATTTAACGTTGCTGCGACAGAATCAAAACCGTATCCTACCGGCTTATATCCGATACCTTCCCACGGAACCAATTTATAAAAATCAGGACTGACAAAATTGAAATGCGAACCCGCACAGCCTATACCTTCAAGATAACAATGGCTTACTCCCCTAAACTGGTCGTCATGCTTGACCAGACCGCTCTTTCCATTACCTTCAAAAAACATAGACAAGCATTGTTCGTTGCTGCCGGCAGCTTCATCCGGATAACCTAACCCGTCAGTTACAGACAATAAAGCGCCGTTCTCATACTTTACCCGCCCGTTAGCCCACATATAGCCTTCATTACCGTTAGGAAATTTACCTTTGATGCCGGATACTGAAACTTCAACCGGTTTAAGTCCTGTAATAAAATAGACAAGGTCTACATAATGACATCCTACATAAACAAAAGGGTCGGTGTTTTTTGTTGTAAACCAGTTTTGGAAATTAGAAGACCTGTAATAATATGGTTCTATCATTTTAGCTTCACCCATGACAAATTCTCCGAAATGACCTAATTCATAACTGCGTTTTGCCATAAGCGACCTGCGGTCGAACCGTTTATGATATTCTACACCTACAAATAGTCCTTTACTCAAAGCAAGTTTCTCTATTTCTAATGTTTGTTCGTATTTTAATACTAAAGGTTTAACGCAAAGTACATGCTGGTTGTTACGCAATGCTTCCATAACTACTTCATAGTGAAGCTGGTCGGGCATTGCAACTATAACTGCCTGATAAGGCATCATTTTAGATATCACTTCTTTGTATAAATCAGGCAAATTTTTAGCCGGTGATTCGGATAGTGACGGATTAGCGGTAAAATCCTGTCCTGGGAAAGCTTCTTTGATTTCTTTATTTTCTTTAAGTGCTTTAAGGGGTCCGTTATTCAAAGCACAAATGTTTATATCCCCAACTATCCCGGTCCTTTGTAAATGATAAACTGAAGGCAATATTAAATCGTTGGTAATCATACCCCCGCCAACTATAGTCACATCAACAGCTTTAAATGAATTAGAATTTTTCATAATTTTATTTCCCTAAAACCTCATCACACGCTTCTTCAAGAACTTTTATGCCTTCTATCAGCGCTTCTCTGTTTATTATAAGAGGCGGACATATTTTTATACATTCACCGTTTACTCCTACAGGTGAAAACATTAAAAGTCCTTTTTGAAAACATTTTTCATTGATTTTTGTAGCAGTATCGGGGTCCGGTTCTTTGGTACCTTTCTTAACTACCTGGATACCTCCGACAAGCCCTTTACCCTGAACACAACCAAGAACATGCGGATATTTTTCTCTTATCCTTCTAAGCTCAGGTATAAGTATTTCACCGAGTTTTTTTGATTTCTCAGCAAGTTTCTCTTTTTTAAGTATTTTAAGGTTTGCCAAAGACGCAGCAACCGGCAGCGGACTTGCTGAATGTGTTGAAGTCATAGACCCGGGTGAATAAAGTCCCAATATGTCTTTTCTGCCGATAACGGCAGAAATCGGTAATGAAGACGATATGCCCTTACCACAAACGATTAGGTCCGGTTTTATGTCATAATGTTCGAAAGTAAACATTTTGCCTGTCCTGCAAAACCCGGCCTGGACTTCATCACAAATCAACACGATATCATTGTCTTTACAAAACTTTGCTAAACGTTGCGCGTATTCATACGGCAGAAAATCCGGACCTACGCCCTGATACGATTCTACAAGAACACCGGCTATTTCGTCAGGTTTCACATTTTTTTCAATTAAAGTTTTTACAAAAAGCTCAAAAGAGATATCTTCATTTTTATAGCCGTCAGGAAACGGTACTTGTATAAAAGTTTTATCGCCGTCCACTATCCATTTTTTTGATTTTTCCATCCCGCCTGCAAGTTGCGAACCGAGCGTCCTGCCGTGAAAAGCGTTTTTAAATGACACTAGATATTTTCTTTTCGGCCCATATTTTTCAACAGCATACGTCTTCGCAAGTTTAATGGCGTTTTCAACAGCTTCGCTGCCGGTAGTCAATAAAAACACATGGTAATTTGAAGGATCCGGTGAAAGTTCCTGGAGCGCTTTAACTAATTCGGCTCTTTGTTCATGTACAAATACGTAAGTTGCAAGAAGTTTTTGATCTAAAATCTTCCGCACTGCTTTTATAATTTCTTTTCTTCCATGACCGGCATTGGTTATAAGCACACCCGAAGACCAGTCAATCCATTTATTTCCCCATTTGTCGTATACCTGAAATCCTTCGGCTTTATGCCATATCACAGGCGGCTGACCCATCATGGATTTAGGCTCGGACTCCATCAGGGATTTAAATATTTTCAGGGATTGCGGGACAGGAAGTTTGGTTTTTATACACCTGTATTTTGTTTTAATTTTAGGTACATCAACGGGTTCTAAATTATACTTTGCCATTTAAATCATCAACTCCTTTATGATATATTTTAACTTTTTAAACTGTGCGACTGTGTGCACTCTGTGCACCCCGTGAGCTGCGTACACGCAGCTCATATTTTACCTAACCAGAAATATTTGTCAAGAAAAATTGAGACTGTTCTCCTTACTATTCATCCCCGCAGGTATTATGGCAAAGGAGAATATTTTAATTGAAAAATAGTAAAAAATATATAAAATGTAAGTATAGGAGCATTTATGAAAATAGGTTTTACCGGTATTGATGTACCAGAAGGCAAAATAAAATACAATGACGAAATCTTAATCGCACTTGAGAAAAAATGTGAACCAAAAAAAGTATCTCCGTTTTTCGCCGAATTTATCCGTGATGAGTTCATACAAGTAGAAGCAATTGTCTTGCCCCGTGCTAAAATACTTGATTTGCTTATCCACGATATTGAGAAATTTGAATCGCGTTTACAAAACACTAATGATACCGCTGAAAAAGAATTCATCGGGAAATGCATATCTTATCTTGAAAAAGAAGTACCTTTATGCGAAGTAGAATTTAATGAAACTGAACAAAAATTTATTAATATGATGTCGCCGTTCAGCATGAAACCGGTAGTAGTCCTCGAAAACGAAACAGAAACTAATGAAATAATTAAAAAAACTCTTGAAAAATCAAATTTTATATTTTTCTATACTGCCGGTAAACAGGAAGTCCATGCCTGGCAGGTAAAAAAGGGTTCGGATATTGTTACCTGTGCCGGTAAAATTCACACTGACCTCGCACGAGGATTCATAAAAGCGGATATTGTAAGTTTTGAGGATTTCATGAAATGTCATAATATTAATGATGCAAGAAGCAAAGGATTGGTCAAATTAGTAGACAGGGATTATATTATAAAGGAAGCCGACATAATAGAAATAAGATTTAATGTGTGATTATTAAAAACCAACAATCTCTATACAAATTAGGCTTGCCAAGGGTCTGGCGACAACTACAAAACTATAATTAAATTGTAGTTTCACGCCCTCGGCGTGATAACATTGAAATTCTTATACATCAAGTTAATGCCGACTCCGCCACAAAACGTTGGCGGACAAGCAAGGTCGGCAACTACATCAACATTGTAGTGGCAGAGCTTGCTCTGCCTACATCTTTCAAATTCTTATACTATAAAATAGTTTAAAGGAGCAGTTATGTATAAACTTAGAATTTATTACGAAGATACGGATGCAGGTGAGGTTGTATATTATGCAAATTATTTAAAATATTTTGAAAGAGCGCGCACGGAATTATTCAGAGAAAACGGTATTGAACTACTGGAACTGATTAAACGCGGGGTTCATTTTGTGGTCAGTGAGGTGGAAGCAAAGTTTATTGTTTCGGCTGTACTCGGCGATATGCTTTCAATAGAAACAAAAATAAAAGAGATTGGCAAAGTATCGTTAACTATAGAATACATTATAAAGAGAGACTCGACTGTTCTTGTAACCGGTAAGACAAAGATGGGCTGTATAAACGATAATTTTAAATTAACTAAAATCCCGCCGGATGTTTTAGAAAAACTAAAAACAACAATGAATCACCCTTGATGACGATTTATTATTTCTTCGGATAACCTACCGTTTGTGAAAGTGTTACTTTCTGGTCTTTTCTCAATTTCATTGCTTTTTCAAGCGCAGGTTTATCTACAAAAGCCCGCACCACTGTAGTCAGACCTTCTGAAGCACAGTACAAATAAACATTCTGACTGATGAACGCCGTGTCTGCACCTGAATAAAAATCAATATCTGCAGGTCCGATTTTACTCATCTTAGCGCGGTCTGCAACATAAATAAGATTGAGAGGCGGCTTCCTTAACAAACGGTTGTTTCCCCGTTAAAGCACGAATATCTTCTGTTAAAACACTTTGTAATAAATTTTGTTTCGCATTATACAGATAAAGTCCTTCCGGTATCGCGACATAGACATCTATTTCCTGCATATTAATTGCAGACGGCGCAGTACGGCCGTTTGAATCCGGTCTATTTATACCAAATGCTGCCCAAAGCAGATTTGAAATTGTTTGTAATGATAATTTTTCGTTACTAAATTCCCTTCCGGATTGCCTCTTTTTTAACACCTGCATTAGAGGTTTCCCGATTTCCATCTGAGGCTTAGGAAGTTTTATTTCTTTCTCCGCCTGCCCGAAAACACAAACAGACATTAAAAACACAACGACTAACAAACCAAAAATCTTTTTCATGATTCCCCTGATATAATTAAAATTATATCTGTGTAATCTGCCGTTTAATCAGTGTAATCAGACATCCTTCTTTTTATAGGATGTCTATATCCAACCTAATATTTTATATGCTAATATACCGTAGTATTCATGTAATACTGTGGTGTTTATTACAAGCGCCCCCGAATCAGGTAAACACGTGTAGATTTTTAATTGAAAATCCTTGTCTGCATAATAATCAGTCGGCGCCGGGTAAACAGTGAATCCCTGTTTTTCAAATATAAGCACTGACCGTGGCATGTGATACGCGCTGGTAACAAGAATAATGGTTGGTTTAAGTTTGTATTTCTCCAATAGTTCCTTTACATTAACAGCATTGTCGTGTGTATTCTTGGATTTAGTATCCATCAATATTTTTGCTGAATTTATTCCAAAAAGTTCAGTCAGAAGAGAACAACTTATTTCCGCTTCTGAACCTGGAAATTCTTTTATAAATGTTATCTGCCCTCCTGTCGTAATGAGATATGGTGCGTAACCTTTTTTAAACAGTCGGGCGGCATGCATTATTCTATCTGCATTTTGGTTAGTTTCATAGTAAATACGCGGAGGCAGTTTTGGCATTTCAGAACCGCCTAAAAGTACAACTGCAGAAACTTTAGGGTAGGTATATGCCGGTGAATATTGACTTTCCAAACTCCGCATGAGTTTATGCGCTACTATAGGAGACGAAAAAAAGATAAAACCAAATATTGATAAAAAAAATGCTATATACCCCATTTTTCTTTTATTAAAAGCAAGCAGTATTAAAGCAAGCAGCCCGAATGTTGCTATAAACCCTGCCGGGTATAATGGAATAACAAAAAATTTTGAAATAATATGAATCATAAAATATGAAGCACTAACTGCAGGAGCAATAGATCTGAGCTCCTAGCATTAATCTGCGAATAGATTATAGTGGCAGCCTAATTTGTTTTTTTTCTTTTGCTGACTTATATATTGCAAGCACCAATTCCACAGCTTTTCTTCCCTCATAGCCGTCAACCATAGGGGTTTTATTGTTATTTATTGCGTCCACCATATCTTGTATCTGAATCATATGCCCCTCAGAGGTTATTGATTTTACCGGATCGGAAGCACCGCTTGAAGTTTTCTTTTTAGCTGCTTTAATTTGCTCGTCTTCTTCTATTTTATCTATAAATTCCCAAGCTTCAACATTAGTACCTACCAGCACGACACTACCTTTTTCCCCGTAAATTTCCAGCCTGTTATCAAAACCGGGGTAGACAGCAGTAGTTCCTTCTATAACCCCGAAAGCGTTATTTTTAAATTTAAGCAGTGCTACCGCTGTATCTTCAACTTTTATTTTTCTCAGCAGCGTACCTGCATAAGCCGTAACCTCATCAACAGGTCCCATCATCCATTGAAGAATATCAATTGTATGGATTGACTGGTTCATAAGCGCACCGCCGCCATCCATTTCCCATGTGCCGCGCCATTTTCCGGTATCATAATATTCCTGGGAACGGTACCACTTTATATAAGCATCTCCAATTACAATTTTCCCAAACCTGTCTTTTTCAATCGCTTCCTTAAGTTTCCTGACGCCGAAACTAAACCTGGACGGGAAAATAACACATAGTTTAACCTTATTATCATTTGCAGCTTTTATTATTTTATCGCATTTTTCCAAAGTAATTTCAAGTGGTTTTTCAACTATCAGATGCTTGCCGGCTTTTGCTGCAGCCAAAGCGGATTCTATATGTAATCCGCTGGGTGTACAGATATTAACCACATCAATATCTTTTCTTTCAAGCATCTTATTATAATCCAGATATCCTTCAACATTATATTTTTTTGCCAGCTCTTTGACTCTTGGTTCAACAACATCTGAAATAGCTACAAGTTTTGCTCCTTTTATTTGTGTTATTGCATCCATATGGAATGGACCTATATTCCCGCAGCCGATTACCCCGAACCCAAGAACTTTGCTCATTTTCAACAACCTCCATAAAAAATAGAATTAAGAATTAAGATTTAAGAACTAAGAACTTTGAACTATGAACTACTAACTATTCATTAGAATTAATCCCACTTTGATTTTAAAACAGTTTTAAAATATTCAATATCTCTTCTTGCAGCTGAGAAATGGTCCCCTAAAGCAGGGAATTCCAGACAATAAACACCCTTATATCCTATTTTTTTTAATAAATTCACAAACTGGAAATTATCAATCATACCCTCAGCAAGAGTAGTACAGTAAAGATCGTTTGCTACCACAATAACATTTTTCATGTGAGCATAAAAAATCCTGTCTTTTAATTTTTCGATGGCATTTTCGAGTGAACCCCCGTATTTATGTACCATAATATTCCCGTAATCTATATTTACCCCGACATTATCTGTTTTCATCATCCCGAAGAGTTTATTGATAGAATCAGGTAAATCATGTATGAAACAGTTATGACTTTCCAATGCTAATTTTATACCTTTGCTTTTTACTGCCATTCCGACAGCATCAAGATGAGTCGCAGCCCATTTATAATGGTTCTCTGTCGCCATTGCAGAACCGTTAACTTCAAATTTCCGGTATTCCGCGCAAGTTAATGTACCTGTCATGGCATTAAACGTCTTCGTGCCGAATTCTTTTTCCGCCCAGAGAAAAAAAGCTATCGCTTGCTCCTCCTCGCTTTTCCTTACAGATTCATTTTCGTTCATAAACTCCATGGGACAGCCGAAAGTTATTTCTATTTTTGGGTATTTATCCCTTAACCTGCAGACTTCTTCTTTGTATGCTTCATCTGCCAACCCGGCAGATTTGCCATACCTTCTTAATTCAACCCCGTTATAACCGTTCATCTTTGCAAGTTTAAAAAGATTTTCCAGTTCACCATTTCTTTCCCAATAGTTAATATGTAAATAAATTTTTTCCTTCATTATAATTTTCTTCCTTATAAATTTTATGATATGCTATTTAAAGTTATAGAGTTATTGGGTTATAGGTTCATAGGGTTTTAACTCTAAAACCCTATGAACTCTACGAACTCTATAACTCTTCCTTTTCGACTTCGAATACCTTTCTTAATCTTTT from the Elusimicrobiota bacterium genome contains:
- a CDS encoding ABC transporter ATP-binding protein produces the protein MIKITNLTKKFKDKIAINNISLEIKPGEIFGVLGPNGAGKTTTIKLIAGLLRPTSGSIIVGDYDVQKNPIESKKITGLLPDTPFIYQKLTGREFLEFICGIYNVGCDRIDELLGLFDLKNHSDEIIESYSHGMQQKLVLASILIRSPKVILLDEPLVGLDPKSARLVKNIYLEESKKGTTVFLSTHILEIAEKLCTRLAIIDKGNIIALGTLEELKKHAVSESNLEDVFFKLTENG
- a CDS encoding carbon starvation CstA family protein, with protein sequence MIAFVVIGSALILLAGYIFYGKFLMKRFMLDASCKTPACEINDGVDYVPAKPVLLLGQHFSAIAAAGPIVGPILAAILFGWLPTLLWILLGSIFIGGVHDFSSLVASLRHKASSIGEIIKENMSETSRLLFLIFVWFCLVYVIIAFTDITAQTFKTVSAGEAYGPGVAASSILYIFIGMLMGICLYKFNLKVGLATMIFLPIVLFIIWLGPRLPQSILYYFTDVPTKKWDVFLLIYCFIASIIPMWLLLQPRGYLGGWLLYLVIAIGLIGALFGGFQVQYPAINTLGLKSIINGKLIFPFLFITVACGACSGFHGIVSSGTTSKQISSETDAKIVGYGAMLLEALVAVLALATVMMLPKGSEMLKMDPNLIYANGIANYLGLVGVGFSVAFPFALLAFSTFVYDTLDVCTRLARYIFQEIFGITSIFGGIVATLLTLTVPMIFLLLTQEKGYLVAWPIFGTSNQLLASLILLAISVWMIKNGKKAVFVIIPMFFMLITALFALILQILPFINIVLGRTDSKTATPDTIISGVCGIILLILSLWLIVESVNVLFLKKKIREVHI
- the murJ gene encoding murein biosynthesis integral membrane protein MurJ; amino-acid sequence: MSTNKTVTKSAGIISIATLISRILGFIRDIIIARLFGVYVYAQAFVIAFKIPNLFRDFIGEGAANAAIVPVFSEYTTKHTKEEFWELANVVLNLLLVVLTAITVLGIIFSPIIVRLVAPGFTADPFKLQTTITLNRIIFPYIILIGLAAYAMAILNSLKHFTIPAFGPCFLNISIIIFALIFGEGIKGLSLGVLVGGILQLLIQIPILYKKGFRLHLFRSFKHPAANIIGKLMLPRILSSSVYQLNNFIDSIFGSLFFIVGEGGVAGLYFAYRLILFPLGIFSTALSQAILPTFSTQVLEDNHDNLKHTLSFGIRATYFVMLPASVGFMVLANRIITTIFRGGKFDAYASNMTADILFYYSIGLFAYGASRILQACFFALKDTVTPTKNAILTLILNIILNSLLIYPMKLRGIALATSVSGIISFLVLFSRLKKKIHPFDTKEINSSFLHILLASICMGAVIYFFKSFNLFLVISVGILSYGIFCFIFRVKEIQQLQEFIKLRKSRRL
- a CDS encoding Gfo/Idh/MocA family oxidoreductase; this translates as MKNSNSFKAVDVTIVGGGMITNDLILPSVYHLQRTGIVGDINICALNNGPLKALKENKEIKEAFPGQDFTANPSLSESPAKNLPDLYKEVISKMMPYQAVIVAMPDQLHYEVVMEALRNNQHVLCVKPLVLKYEQTLEIEKLALSKGLFVGVEYHKRFDRRSLMAKRSYELGHFGEFVMGEAKMIEPYYYRSSNFQNWFTTKNTDPFVYVGCHYVDLVYFITGLKPVEVSVSGIKGKFPNGNEGYMWANGRVKYENGALLSVTDGLGYPDEAAGSNEQCLSMFFEGNGKSGLVKHDDQFRGVSHCYLEGIGCAGSHFNFVSPDFYKLVPWEGIGYKPVGYGFDSVAATLNTINRIENEVTSLTEDKAMNKRKEIIKEIDKKGIIATPANSYINELVVEAARMSILGDGETIKIIYDKNPHIEPRK
- a CDS encoding aspartate aminotransferase family protein; the encoded protein is MAKYNLEPVDVPKIKTKYRCIKTKLPVPQSLKIFKSLMESEPKSMMGQPPVIWHKAEGFQVYDKWGNKWIDWSSGVLITNAGHGRKEIIKAVRKILDQKLLATYVFVHEQRAELVKALQELSPDPSNYHVFLLTTGSEAVENAIKLAKTYAVEKYGPKRKYLVSFKNAFHGRTLGSQLAGGMEKSKKWIVDGDKTFIQVPFPDGYKNEDISFELFVKTLIEKNVKPDEIAGVLVESYQGVGPDFLPYEYAQRLAKFCKDNDIVLICDEVQAGFCRTGKMFTFEHYDIKPDLIVCGKGISSSLPISAVIGRKDILGLYSPGSMTSTHSASPLPVAASLANLKILKKEKLAEKSKKLGEILIPELRRIREKYPHVLGCVQGKGLVGGIQVVKKGTKEPDPDTATKINEKCFQKGLLMFSPVGVNGECIKICPPLIINREALIEGIKVLEEACDEVLGK
- a CDS encoding DUF933 domain-containing protein, with product MKIGFTGIDVPEGKIKYNDEILIALEKKCEPKKVSPFFAEFIRDEFIQVEAIVLPRAKILDLLIHDIEKFESRLQNTNDTAEKEFIGKCISYLEKEVPLCEVEFNETEQKFINMMSPFSMKPVVVLENETETNEIIKKTLEKSNFIFFYTAGKQEVHAWQVKKGSDIVTCAGKIHTDLARGFIKADIVSFEDFMKCHNINDARSKGLVKLVDRDYIIKEADIIEIRFNV
- a CDS encoding YbgC/FadM family acyl-CoA thioesterase, which codes for MYKLRIYYEDTDAGEVVYYANYLKYFERARTELFRENGIELLELIKRGVHFVVSEVEAKFIVSAVLGDMLSIETKIKEIGKVSLTIEYIIKRDSTVLVTGKTKMGCINDNFKLTKIPPDVLEKLKTTMNHP
- a CDS encoding nitroreductase family protein, which gives rise to MSKIGPADIDFYSGADTAFISQNVYLYCASEGLTTVVRAFVDKPALEKAMKLRKDQKVTLSQTVGYPKK
- a CDS encoding nitroreductase family protein, with amino-acid sequence MKKIFGLLVVVFLMSVCVFGQAEKEIKLPKPQMEIGKPLMQVLKKRQSGREFSNEKLSLQTISNLLWAAFGINRPDSNGRTAPSAINMQEIDVYVAIPEGLYLYNAKQNLLQSVLTEDIRALTGKQPFVKEAASQSYLCCRPR
- a CDS encoding YdcF family protein, whose protein sequence is MIHIISKFFVIPLYPAGFIATFGLLALILLAFNKRKMGYIAFFLSIFGFIFFSSPIVAHKLMRSLESQYSPAYTYPKVSAVVLLGGSEMPKLPPRIYYETNQNADRIMHAARLFKKGYAPYLITTGGQITFIKEFPGSEAEISCSLLTELFGINSAKILMDTKSKNTHDNAVNVKELLEKYKLKPTIILVTSAYHMPRSVLIFEKQGFTVYPAPTDYYADKDFQLKIYTCLPDSGALVINTTVLHEYYGILAYKILGWI